A region of Candidatus Binataceae bacterium DNA encodes the following proteins:
- a CDS encoding fumarylacetoacetate hydrolase family protein, which translates to MRLVTYSFRGTTRLGAMRADNEVIDLARASALNGEAVPHDMMALLALGDAGLDAARRALAAGDQHARGNRASAIAHGIVFQTNEPGFRLEAPVMKPGKVLAIGLNYRDHAEEAGMKIPERPVVFTKVPSCITGPGMPIHRPRVSSSVDWEAELCAIIGTRARHVKAAEALRYVAGLACGNDVSVRDWQFHSGTWMMGKGFDTHGPLGPWLVTLDEVGDPANLDIRTLVNGVEKQHSNTRHLIFNIGQIIEYLTAAFTLEPGDVIFTGTPAGVGASRKPQEWLKAGDTVRVEISKLGALENPVIEEPES; encoded by the coding sequence ATGCGGCTCGTCACTTACTCTTTCAGAGGCACAACCCGGCTCGGCGCGATGCGCGCCGACAACGAGGTTATCGATCTCGCTCGCGCATCGGCTCTCAACGGCGAAGCGGTTCCGCACGATATGATGGCGCTGCTCGCGCTCGGCGATGCGGGCCTCGATGCGGCGCGACGGGCCTTAGCGGCAGGAGACCAGCATGCGCGAGGGAATCGCGCGTCAGCGATCGCACACGGAATCGTCTTTCAAACGAACGAGCCAGGATTCCGCCTCGAAGCTCCGGTGATGAAACCCGGCAAAGTCCTCGCCATCGGGCTCAACTATCGCGACCACGCTGAAGAAGCCGGAATGAAGATTCCTGAACGGCCCGTGGTGTTTACGAAAGTTCCGAGCTGCATCACCGGTCCCGGGATGCCGATACATCGGCCACGTGTCAGCTCATCGGTCGACTGGGAGGCCGAGCTATGCGCGATCATCGGCACTCGCGCGCGGCATGTGAAAGCCGCTGAGGCGCTGCGCTATGTCGCGGGCCTCGCCTGCGGCAACGACGTCTCGGTGCGTGACTGGCAGTTTCATTCCGGTACCTGGATGATGGGCAAGGGCTTCGACACGCACGGCCCGCTCGGCCCGTGGCTCGTAACCCTCGACGAGGTGGGAGATCCCGCCAATCTCGACATCAGGACGCTGGTCAACGGCGTCGAAAAGCAGCACTCAAACACTCGGCACCTGATTTTCAATATCGGTCAGATAATCGAGTATCTGACGGCGGCATTCACGCTCGAGCCCGGCGACGTGATCTTCACCGGCACGCCGGCGGGCGTCGGCGCCTCGCGCAAGCCACAGGAATGGCTGAAGGCGGGCGATACCGTCCGCGTCGAGATCAGCAAATTGGGGGCGCTGGAAAATCCGGTTATCGAGGAACCTGAGTCCTGA
- a CDS encoding enoyl-CoA hydratase, whose product MADHLLVELKDRVLYLTLNRPDKLNAMSADMMGALRDQLTRASANPEVGCVVVTGAGRGFCAGGDISAMRDRNEGGAGSPQSIEDRVAGLRRGEDVALMLHEMPKVTIAAVNGPAAGAGLSVAMAADIRLVSEAARLGTAFARVGYSGDYGGTWSLTRLVGSAKARELYFTADMIDAHEALKIGLATKVFPAASFKEDVHAFAKKIANGPTVAYSYMKANLNAAVTHEFSELLDREAWGQTMTGRTEDHREAVKAFLEKREPSFKGR is encoded by the coding sequence ATGGCAGACCATTTGCTCGTCGAACTGAAGGACCGCGTCCTCTACCTCACGCTCAACCGGCCCGACAAGCTGAACGCGATGAGTGCCGACATGATGGGGGCGCTGCGCGATCAGCTCACGCGCGCATCGGCGAATCCCGAAGTCGGATGCGTCGTGGTGACCGGTGCCGGGCGCGGCTTCTGTGCGGGCGGCGATATTTCCGCGATGCGCGATCGCAACGAGGGCGGCGCAGGTTCTCCGCAATCGATCGAGGATCGGGTCGCCGGGTTGCGGCGCGGCGAGGACGTCGCGCTGATGCTGCATGAGATGCCGAAGGTGACGATCGCGGCTGTCAATGGACCCGCGGCAGGCGCGGGTCTCAGCGTGGCGATGGCCGCCGATATTCGCCTCGTGTCCGAGGCGGCTCGCCTCGGCACTGCATTCGCGCGAGTCGGATATTCGGGCGATTACGGCGGCACGTGGTCGCTCACGCGGCTGGTGGGCTCCGCGAAAGCTCGCGAGCTGTATTTCACCGCCGACATGATCGACGCGCACGAGGCACTCAAGATCGGCCTCGCGACGAAAGTATTTCCGGCGGCGTCATTCAAGGAAGACGTACACGCCTTCGCGAAGAAGATCGCCAACGGTCCGACGGTCGCTTACTCGTATATGAAGGCCAACCTCAATGCCGCAGTCACTCATGAGTTTAGCGAGCTGCTCGATCGCGAAGCATGGGGCCAGACCATGACGGGCCGCACCGAGGACCATCGCGAAGCGGTAAAGGCGTTCCTGGAGAAGCGGGAGCCATCCTTCAAAGGCAGGTGA
- a CDS encoding 3-oxoacyl-[acyl-carrier-protein] synthase III C-terminal domain-containing protein yields the protein MRIASVASAFPPNVYTQQEITNALKERWGDKLAKPEVLDRLHANCGVRKRHLSFTFDRYLQFKTWGESNRAWLEVAQDLGEQAIDGALKRADLTRADLNAIFFVSITGVASPSLDAKLVNRMGLRSDIKRTPIFGLGCVGGAIGLTRAADYVRAYPNENAVLLSVELCSLTIQLGDVAMPNIIATGLFGDGAVATIVGPQAGTGPEILASKSVFYPETEDIMGWDVSEKGFGIILSARLPDLIRARLRSDVDSFLASHKLSRSDLGSFVLHPGGPKILQAVEEALELKNCELAPSWDCLARYGNLSSGSVLIVLEEVMQRRRPVPGTLGLVMAMGPGFCSEMVLIRW from the coding sequence ATGAGAATAGCCAGTGTCGCGAGTGCGTTTCCGCCAAATGTATATACTCAACAGGAAATTACTAATGCTCTAAAGGAACGCTGGGGCGACAAACTGGCCAAGCCCGAGGTGCTCGATCGTCTGCATGCGAACTGCGGCGTACGCAAACGACACCTTTCCTTCACCTTCGATCGTTATCTGCAATTCAAGACCTGGGGCGAATCGAATCGGGCGTGGCTCGAAGTCGCCCAAGACCTGGGAGAACAGGCGATTGATGGCGCGCTCAAGCGGGCCGATCTGACTCGCGCTGATCTGAACGCGATTTTCTTTGTGTCGATCACCGGGGTCGCGAGTCCTTCACTAGATGCGAAACTGGTGAATCGGATGGGACTGCGCTCCGATATCAAGCGCACGCCGATTTTTGGCCTCGGATGCGTGGGAGGTGCCATTGGCCTGACTCGCGCCGCCGACTACGTGCGCGCATATCCGAATGAAAACGCGGTGCTCCTTTCGGTCGAGCTTTGCTCGCTGACGATCCAACTTGGCGACGTCGCGATGCCTAACATCATCGCGACCGGGCTCTTCGGTGACGGCGCCGTGGCCACAATCGTCGGCCCGCAGGCAGGCACCGGTCCCGAAATTCTCGCGAGCAAATCGGTCTTCTATCCGGAGACTGAAGACATCATGGGATGGGACGTCTCGGAGAAGGGATTTGGAATCATTCTGTCGGCCCGCCTTCCGGATCTGATTCGTGCGCGACTTCGTTCCGATGTCGATTCGTTCCTCGCCAGCCACAAGCTGTCTCGCTCGGACCTGGGATCATTCGTCCTTCATCCGGGCGGTCCCAAGATTCTGCAGGCTGTCGAAGAGGCGCTGGAACTCAAGAACTGCGAGCTCGCCCCGTCGTGGGACTGCCTCGCGCGCTATGGAAACCTCTCGTCCGGCTCCGTCCTGATCGTGCTCGAAGAAGTGATGCAGCGCAGACGGCCCGTGCCAGGAACGCTTGGTCTCGTGATGGCGATGGGTCCCGGGTTCTGCTCGGAAATGGTTCTCATCAGGTGGTGA
- a CDS encoding TIGR03618 family F420-dependent PPOX class oxidoreductase — protein sequence MPMKKKDIDKLLSRPIVAVVAVTAPDGSPHAVPTWYEYDKGEIIFQSGPEAFKYKCLVRDPRVTFVVDTKEAPYKSVVLKGRVTMEEKIDDKRTERMAIEYLGKKMGKRYAKSMSGEKVVVIRFKPERTISWDYAEEAP from the coding sequence ATGCCGATGAAGAAGAAGGACATCGATAAACTGCTTTCCCGGCCAATCGTTGCAGTCGTTGCGGTGACCGCGCCCGACGGCTCACCGCATGCCGTGCCGACCTGGTACGAATACGACAAGGGCGAAATCATTTTTCAGAGCGGCCCCGAGGCCTTCAAATACAAGTGTCTCGTGCGGGACCCGCGCGTCACGTTCGTGGTCGATACCAAGGAAGCGCCGTACAAGTCGGTCGTGCTTAAGGGCCGCGTCACGATGGAAGAAAAGATCGATGACAAGCGCACGGAGAGGATGGCGATCGAATACCTCGGCAAAAAAATGGGCAAACGCTACGCCAAATCGATGAGCGGCGAGAAGGTGGTCGTCATCCGCTTCAAGCCCGAGCGCACCATCTCCTGGGACTACGCAGAAGAGGCGCCGTAG
- a CDS encoding nitronate monooxygenase, with protein MLRTRITELFGIQYPIVAAGMGGVAGAELAAAVSEAGGLGTIGMAGLGPAEIHEAIAAARARTTKPLAVNLLIPFLQPDVLEQLRVEPIQAVTLFWGDPSEHIPLCKQLGFTVVWQCGSAEEAAAAKKAGADAVIVQGFEAGGHVRGTVTTLALVPEARDAVGDSPMLAAGGFADGRGLAAALALGADAAVFGTRFLASDECSAHRDYKKMVVKSHAVETVHTKLFDVGWPDAAHRVIRTKVVEEWEKAGRPETGKRPGEGEKLARLRRGEIEVELPRYSAFTASTSVTGDMSGLAFYAGQSVSMVREIRPAGEIVREIAAQAEATIAGLIRTQVPR; from the coding sequence ATGCTCAGAACTCGGATCACCGAACTCTTCGGAATCCAGTACCCGATAGTTGCCGCGGGCATGGGCGGTGTAGCAGGAGCCGAGCTTGCCGCGGCTGTCTCCGAGGCAGGAGGGCTCGGAACGATTGGGATGGCTGGACTTGGTCCTGCCGAGATCCATGAGGCGATCGCTGCTGCGCGCGCAAGGACGACAAAGCCGCTAGCGGTGAATCTCCTCATTCCGTTTTTGCAGCCCGACGTTCTTGAACAGCTTCGAGTGGAGCCGATACAGGCGGTTACACTTTTCTGGGGCGATCCTTCGGAGCACATTCCGCTCTGTAAGCAGCTTGGCTTCACGGTGGTCTGGCAATGCGGTTCGGCTGAAGAAGCGGCGGCGGCGAAGAAGGCTGGGGCGGATGCCGTCATTGTGCAGGGTTTCGAGGCGGGCGGCCACGTTCGCGGGACGGTGACGACTTTGGCGCTCGTTCCGGAGGCTCGAGACGCGGTCGGCGATTCGCCAATGCTGGCGGCAGGAGGTTTCGCCGACGGTCGCGGCCTTGCCGCAGCGTTGGCTTTGGGAGCGGACGCCGCAGTGTTCGGCACGCGGTTTCTCGCGTCGGACGAATGTAGCGCTCATCGCGACTACAAAAAAATGGTGGTGAAGTCGCACGCCGTTGAGACCGTTCACACCAAGCTATTCGATGTCGGATGGCCCGATGCAGCGCATCGCGTGATTCGTACCAAGGTCGTTGAGGAATGGGAGAAGGCAGGCCGCCCCGAAACGGGAAAGCGTCCCGGCGAAGGTGAAAAACTGGCGCGACTGCGACGCGGCGAGATAGAAGTGGAGCTTCCTCGCTATTCCGCCTTCACGGCTTCAACATCGGTCACGGGAGATATGAGCGGGCTCGCGTTCTATGCCGGCCAGTCAGTCAGCATGGTCCGCGAAATTCGCCCTGCGGGCGAGATCGTGCGCGAAATCGCGGCGCAAGCCGAAGCGACGATCGCAGGCCTGATCAGGACTCAGGTTCCTCGATAA
- a CDS encoding alanine--glyoxylate aminotransferase family protein, with product MSPSKKYLFTPGPAPVPPEVLLEMSRPIIHHRTPEFSAVLDQARERLKPLFGTKQGEAILTASTGTGAMEAAVINLLQPGEQAIFVNGGKFGERWGKLLSTFGIAGHEVKVEWGRAVRPEQIEDALKANPNARAVLVQASETSTCAIHPIAAIGEVTKRRGVMLIVDGITSVGVFEQKMDEWGVDAFVTGSQKALMLPPGLGAVAMSQRALDTAKSNKTPRFYFDLLKELKAQRDEHTTAWTAPVSLVFGLNKSLELIHAETLPRVYARHQVMAEATREAGKALGLRLIAPDNPAPGVTGILVPDGIDGGKVVKFMRDTLGVGVQGGQDQMKGKLVRIGHMGHLSPFDMLVAVSAFEIALAQAGAKINHGVGVAAVQARLARSI from the coding sequence ATGTCGCCATCAAAGAAGTATTTGTTCACTCCCGGTCCCGCACCCGTGCCGCCCGAAGTGCTACTCGAGATGTCGCGGCCGATCATCCATCATCGTACTCCCGAATTCAGCGCCGTGCTCGACCAGGCGCGCGAGCGTCTCAAGCCGCTGTTCGGCACGAAGCAGGGCGAAGCCATCCTGACCGCATCTACCGGCACGGGCGCGATGGAAGCGGCCGTGATCAATCTGCTGCAGCCGGGCGAGCAGGCGATCTTCGTCAACGGCGGCAAGTTCGGCGAGCGCTGGGGCAAGTTGCTCTCGACCTTCGGCATTGCAGGGCACGAGGTCAAGGTCGAATGGGGCCGCGCCGTGCGTCCGGAGCAAATCGAAGACGCGCTCAAGGCCAATCCCAATGCGCGCGCGGTACTCGTTCAGGCGAGCGAGACTTCGACTTGCGCGATTCATCCGATCGCCGCGATCGGCGAGGTCACCAAGCGGCGCGGCGTGATGCTGATCGTCGATGGCATCACTTCGGTCGGCGTCTTCGAGCAGAAGATGGACGAATGGGGCGTCGATGCGTTCGTCACCGGCAGCCAGAAAGCTTTGATGCTCCCGCCGGGTCTGGGCGCCGTCGCGATGTCGCAGCGCGCGCTCGATACGGCGAAGAGCAACAAGACGCCGCGCTTCTACTTCGATCTCCTGAAAGAGCTGAAGGCGCAGCGCGACGAGCATACGACGGCGTGGACCGCGCCGGTGTCGCTCGTCTTCGGACTCAACAAATCGCTCGAGTTGATTCATGCCGAGACTCTGCCGCGCGTCTATGCGCGTCACCAGGTGATGGCGGAAGCGACGCGCGAGGCAGGCAAGGCTCTGGGACTTCGCCTTATCGCGCCGGACAATCCCGCGCCGGGCGTCACGGGAATTCTCGTGCCTGACGGGATCGACGGTGGCAAAGTCGTGAAGTTCATGCGCGATACGCTCGGCGTCGGGGTGCAGGGCGGCCAGGATCAAATGAAGGGCAAGCTCGTGCGCATCGGACACATGGGGCATCTGAGCCCGTTCGACATGCTCGTGGCGGTGAGCGCGTTTGAGATCGCGCTCGCGCAGGCTGGCGCAAAGATCAACCATGGTGTGGGTGTGGCCGCCGTGCAGGCGCGACTCGCAAGGAGCATCTGA
- a CDS encoding enoyl-CoA hydratase-related protein encodes MDFNTIIYGASDGIARITINRPERMNGYTETMVKEIVAAIDLARQDDDVRVLIITGSGRAFCAGGDISGSPDSRSRFHGHPMGHMLEMREGFHQIVLSLHRFDKPVIAAINGAAVAGGLTLALSCDFRIASDEARLGDTALKFALLCDEGGAFLFPRFMGLDRALKMTMLSEVYDAKTALELGLVTEVVPHKELDARVNEFARRLADGPPLAIRLAKRMMYKQREMTLENALEDAALNVMITNPSEDVREGTRAFREKRKPAFKGR; translated from the coding sequence ATGGATTTCAATACGATCATCTACGGCGCCAGCGACGGTATCGCCAGGATCACGATCAACCGCCCCGAGCGGATGAACGGTTACACCGAGACGATGGTCAAGGAGATCGTCGCGGCGATCGATCTCGCGCGTCAGGATGACGACGTGCGCGTGCTGATCATCACCGGCAGCGGGCGCGCGTTCTGTGCCGGCGGCGATATCAGCGGCTCTCCCGACAGCCGTTCGCGTTTTCATGGGCATCCGATGGGGCACATGCTCGAGATGCGCGAGGGCTTCCATCAGATCGTGCTTTCGCTGCATCGTTTCGACAAACCTGTAATCGCCGCGATCAACGGTGCCGCGGTCGCGGGTGGACTGACGCTCGCGCTGAGCTGCGACTTCCGGATCGCATCGGACGAAGCTCGCCTCGGAGACACCGCGCTCAAGTTTGCGCTCCTGTGCGACGAAGGCGGTGCGTTCCTGTTCCCTAGATTCATGGGACTCGATCGCGCACTCAAGATGACGATGCTGTCAGAAGTTTACGACGCGAAGACCGCGCTCGAACTGGGCCTCGTGACCGAAGTGGTGCCACACAAGGAACTTGATGCGCGCGTCAACGAATTCGCGCGCCGGCTCGCCGACGGACCGCCGCTCGCAATCAGGCTCGCCAAGCGCATGATGTACAAGCAGCGCGAAATGACGCTGGAGAACGCGCTCGAGGACGCCGCCCTCAACGTGATGATCACGAATCCGTCGGAAGATGTGCGCGAAGGCACGCGCGCCTTCCGCGAAAAGCGCAAGCCGGCGTTCAAAGGCAGATAA
- a CDS encoding heme-binding domain-containing protein, with translation MASAGCSNKQNELSVQLQAAPDSLANVPQVGPILVNSCFDCHAHQASGSWTAKLAPSHLFGEAKAREAFDLSDWATLGPEGRRAMAHSIVSAVKSGSMPPGDYVTFHPSASLSEEQKRQIAEWASHQDAAPAH, from the coding sequence GTGGCCTCCGCTGGATGCTCCAACAAGCAGAACGAGCTCTCGGTGCAATTGCAGGCGGCGCCGGATTCGCTCGCGAACGTTCCCCAGGTAGGCCCGATCCTCGTCAACTCCTGCTTCGATTGTCACGCCCATCAGGCCAGCGGCTCGTGGACGGCGAAGCTGGCACCTTCGCATCTGTTCGGCGAAGCCAAAGCCCGGGAGGCATTCGACCTCTCGGACTGGGCCACGCTTGGCCCGGAGGGGCGTCGTGCGATGGCGCACTCGATTGTGAGTGCGGTCAAGAGCGGCAGCATGCCGCCCGGCGACTATGTTACGTTTCATCCTTCAGCCAGTTTGAGCGAGGAGCAAAAACGGCAAATCGCCGAATGGGCTTCGCATCAGGACGCGGCGCCAGCGCATTGA
- a CDS encoding MFS transporter has product MADEPRPDLTEPPPEEIGADSSEPQPTETASSLGAFRALHHRNYRLYFGGQMTSLAGTWMQSAAQAWLVLKLTNSSMMLGVVSFAQFTPILLVGLFAGVFVDRADRRRLIIVTQNLLMLSAFTLAALTWSGRVRVYHVIALAAFNGTIGAFDMPGRQSFVVEMVGYEDLANAIALNSMMFNGARMIGPAIAGLLIAWLGIGTCFFLNGLSFLAVIWSLTQMDVPARIITESGARVMHQLREGLSYVWQHRPIFYQMALAAMANGFGYQYLVLVPLFARNVLHGDARTYGFLVAIQGLGSVLGAATLASRVTTRGIRNNLIVGLLISGVGIVVFGLSHRMFLSLAAQLVIGAGLTNFRASNNTLVQLFVSNDLRGRVMSTYQLAAVGMTPLGALEVGFVGNHVGPQQAVVICGVIILGCAAVLITGLKAIGASDSNALPA; this is encoded by the coding sequence ATGGCAGATGAACCGCGGCCGGACCTGACCGAGCCTCCGCCTGAAGAAATCGGCGCCGATTCTTCCGAGCCCCAGCCGACGGAGACCGCGTCGAGCCTCGGCGCGTTCCGCGCCCTGCATCATCGCAATTACCGTCTCTACTTCGGCGGCCAGATGACTTCGCTCGCGGGCACCTGGATGCAGAGCGCAGCGCAGGCGTGGCTGGTGCTCAAGCTGACGAACTCCTCGATGATGCTCGGCGTGGTCTCGTTCGCGCAGTTCACGCCGATTTTACTGGTGGGTTTATTCGCGGGCGTTTTCGTCGATCGGGCCGATCGCCGCCGCCTGATCATCGTGACACAAAATCTGCTGATGCTGAGCGCGTTCACGCTCGCCGCGCTGACGTGGTCGGGCAGGGTGCGCGTCTATCACGTGATCGCGCTGGCGGCGTTCAACGGCACGATTGGCGCCTTCGACATGCCGGGACGGCAATCGTTCGTCGTCGAGATGGTTGGCTACGAGGATCTCGCCAACGCGATCGCGCTCAACTCGATGATGTTCAACGGCGCGCGAATGATCGGTCCCGCGATCGCCGGGCTCCTGATCGCATGGCTCGGTATCGGCACCTGCTTCTTTCTCAATGGCCTCAGCTTCCTCGCCGTGATCTGGAGTCTGACCCAGATGGATGTTCCGGCGCGCATCATCACTGAGAGCGGAGCGCGGGTGATGCATCAGCTTCGCGAGGGGCTGAGTTACGTCTGGCAGCATCGGCCGATTTTCTACCAGATGGCGCTGGCGGCGATGGCGAACGGATTCGGCTATCAATACCTCGTGCTGGTGCCGCTGTTTGCGCGCAATGTTCTCCACGGCGACGCGCGCACCTACGGTTTCCTGGTCGCGATTCAGGGCCTCGGCTCGGTGCTCGGCGCGGCGACGCTGGCCTCGCGCGTGACGACACGCGGCATCAGGAATAATCTGATTGTCGGGCTGCTGATCTCGGGTGTGGGTATCGTCGTGTTCGGCCTGTCGCATCGGATGTTCCTGTCGCTCGCGGCGCAGCTCGTGATTGGCGCGGGGCTGACGAATTTTCGCGCGAGCAATAACACCCTCGTGCAGCTTTTCGTTTCCAACGACCTGCGCGGCCGCGTGATGAGCACCTATCAGCTCGCCGCGGTGGGGATGACGCCGCTCGGCGCGCTCGAGGTCGGCTTTGTCGGCAATCACGTCGGACCGCAGCAAGCGGTCGTGATTTGCGGCGTGATCATCCTCGGATGCGCGGCGGTCTTGATCACAGGTCTCAAGGCAATCGGCGCGTCTGATTCGAATGCGTTGCCGGCTTAG
- a CDS encoding NAD(P)-dependent oxidoreductase codes for MEIAWIGTGIMGAPMARRLLAAGHRVRVFNRTPEKARALAANGATVAASPEQAASGAEIIFIMVPDTPDVEATIAKIEPSLARGQLVIDMSTISPAAERAIAKRLRPAGIGYLDAPVSGGDKGAIEGTLAIMVGGDEAAFERARPLFEHLGKRITYMGPSGAGQVTKLANQIAVTVTLEAAAEAIRFATAGGLDPSRVLEAIGAGAAGSWQLTNLGPKIIAHDYAPGFFIKLVRKDLRLVTEAARAAEVALPGLALMSSMFNSAAALGHDLDGTQAVAVALDRLSALK; via the coding sequence ATGGAAATCGCCTGGATCGGAACTGGAATCATGGGCGCGCCGATGGCGCGGCGGCTCCTCGCCGCGGGCCATCGCGTGCGCGTCTTCAATCGCACTCCAGAAAAAGCGCGCGCGCTGGCGGCCAATGGCGCGACGGTGGCGGCATCACCTGAGCAGGCGGCGAGCGGCGCCGAAATTATCTTCATCATGGTGCCCGACACGCCCGACGTTGAGGCGACGATCGCGAAGATCGAGCCGTCGCTCGCCCGCGGACAACTCGTGATCGACATGAGCACGATCTCGCCCGCGGCCGAGCGCGCGATCGCGAAACGGCTGAGGCCCGCGGGAATCGGCTATCTCGATGCGCCGGTGTCGGGCGGCGACAAGGGCGCGATCGAAGGCACGCTCGCGATTATGGTGGGTGGCGATGAGGCCGCATTCGAGCGCGCGCGCCCGCTCTTTGAGCATCTCGGCAAGCGCATCACGTATATGGGGCCGTCGGGCGCGGGGCAGGTGACGAAGCTCGCCAATCAGATCGCGGTCACGGTCACGCTCGAAGCTGCCGCCGAGGCAATTCGCTTCGCGACTGCCGGCGGCCTCGATCCATCGCGCGTGCTCGAAGCAATCGGTGCGGGCGCAGCGGGCTCGTGGCAGCTCACGAACCTCGGCCCGAAGATAATCGCGCACGACTACGCGCCGGGATTTTTCATCAAGCTGGTGCGCAAGGATTTGCGGCTGGTCACCGAAGCGGCGCGCGCTGCCGAGGTCGCGCTGCCCGGGCTGGCGTTGATGTCCTCGATGTTCAACTCCGCGGCCGCGCTCGGCCATGACCTCGACGGCACGCAGGCGGTGGCCGTCGCACTCGACAGATTGTCGGCCCTGAAGTAG
- a CDS encoding aldo/keto reductase — protein MAIPRRIFGKTGLSVSVLGFGGSEVGYQEVAQKTVDAILGRALDAGVNLIDTAECYADSERLIGRALSKRRHDIVLMTKCGHAMIESAGDRAGGFARDEWDPAMLSASIDRSLQRLGTDYVDVIQFHSPERSVLDNDEAIAVLQKAREAGKARFIGCSLDGHDAAHAVAMGVFDTLQISVSVADQQAIDLVLPKAIERGVGVIAKRPIANAVWKNRRAPSDWYTRPYWDRLQKLDYDFLRGDSSEAVATALSFTLATPGVHSAIVGTTRPENVDRNAALVAGKGIEQSSYDSIRERWRKVARKDWIGQR, from the coding sequence ATGGCGATACCTCGGCGCATCTTTGGCAAGACTGGACTCAGCGTCAGCGTGCTTGGCTTTGGCGGGTCGGAAGTTGGCTACCAGGAAGTCGCGCAGAAAACTGTCGATGCGATCCTTGGCCGTGCGCTCGATGCTGGCGTCAATCTGATCGACACCGCCGAATGCTATGCCGATAGCGAGCGGCTCATCGGGCGCGCGCTCAGCAAGCGGCGCCACGACATCGTGCTGATGACCAAGTGCGGGCACGCGATGATCGAGTCTGCCGGCGATCGTGCGGGTGGTTTCGCGCGCGATGAGTGGGACCCCGCGATGCTCTCCGCCAGTATCGATCGCAGCCTCCAGCGTCTCGGCACCGACTATGTCGATGTGATCCAGTTTCACAGTCCCGAGCGCAGCGTGCTCGACAACGACGAGGCGATCGCGGTGCTGCAGAAGGCGCGTGAGGCCGGCAAGGCGCGTTTCATCGGATGCTCGCTCGACGGGCACGACGCTGCTCATGCCGTCGCGATGGGGGTGTTCGACACGCTGCAAATTTCCGTGAGCGTTGCCGATCAACAGGCGATCGATCTCGTGCTGCCGAAGGCGATCGAGCGCGGCGTCGGCGTGATCGCAAAACGTCCCATCGCCAACGCGGTCTGGAAGAATCGGCGCGCGCCTTCGGACTGGTACACGCGCCCGTACTGGGATCGCCTGCAAAAGCTCGACTACGATTTTCTGCGCGGCGACTCGAGCGAAGCGGTCGCGACTGCGCTCTCGTTTACGCTTGCGACACCGGGAGTGCATAGCGCGATCGTCGGCACGACGCGGCCTGAGAACGTCGATCGCAACGCGGCGCTCGTCGCTGGCAAGGGAATCGAACAATCGAGCTACGATTCGATTCGCGAGCGCTGGCGCAAAGTCGCGCGCAAGGACTGGATCGGACAACGCTGA